TTAGACTCATTTTCCTGCAAGGACATCAAAAATTCACAACAATAAAATGCCCAATCATTTTGTCTTGGCAAACCGCCTACACGGTGTGGAGGCCCAAATAACTCATCCTCACCAATCTCGCGACAGACTGAACAGTGCACTTCCTCGGTCATTTCATCTACAAATTCTTTCCCAAAAATTCGAATAGAACTATCGTGCCATAACCTCGCCATCTGTCGTACAGCCAGTACTTCATTCGATCTATCAGTCCCCCACGCATAATCATGATACCGAGCACTGAAAAGGTCCGTGATCATCTGCGTCCTCACGATCCGCTCCGACATTTCGATCGTAGAAGAGCAGAACCTCGTCGGGCAACCTGTTCGAGCGCCTCGTCCTTGGCGATTGTCCCCCTGTCGACATCCACGTCCGCTTTTTTCCACGCCGCAAATTTTTCATCGTGGAGGATAATTCACCCCATGAAGAACGCTTTGCATTCCATTGCTCGAAACGTTCGCCCCCTGGCCCGAACGCCTCACCTCCCTGCTCCTCTGCATCGTCGGCGTCTTCGCTGTGTGGTGGACGCCGCTTTATGGCGGCGAGATCGGGGCGGCGTATATCGCGGGGTTCTGCGTCTATCTTCTGGTCGTGAAGGCGATGCTTCTGCGGCGGGGCGTTCGGAACGGCGGCCCTTGATGAAGACGAGGGGGCTCGACGGGGAGGTGACGTTCGCACTGATGGCTGCGGTCGTGGTGCGGCTGGTCAGCTGATGTCAGGTGAAACCGCCATAAACTGATCCCATTTTGTCACGACCACCTAATTCACCCCATGGTAGATTCATCAGGGAGATGAATACCTCGGAGTTCTCCTGTCATGACTTCCGCTGCATCCGAGCTGAATAGAGCGATCGTCGACCATCCCGGTACCAATGCATCTCTTGTTCCGAAGCGCTTCATCTCTGATCGGGATCTCAGACGTGTCTGGTATCTGGAGCCACAGAGAACATGGATGTTCGTCGAGACGTCGCCACCACCCGGGGTCGATCTGCCAGGCGTCACCGATTTTCTGAGAGAGATGTTGAGCGTCCGGGCGATGCCTCACACCTCCCGCGCAGACTTGCTCAAGCGGATTGACGGATGGGGCGCCGCCGATGTGACGCACCGCCTGATGAGTACGCGCCTCAAGGCGCTCATAGGATTGGCGCTGTCCGAGCCGTGGCGGTTTCCCGCCCTGCTTTCTGACGACGAGCTTCGGCGCTATATGCGGCGCTTCGGTGAGATCGCAGAAATTTCATCCACCGCGGGGGACCTGTCAGCGCTGAGCGCGATCCCCCTCACCAAAGTGATGTCGGCTTTCCTGGCCTACGTCGTTGGGCTTGGAAGCTATTCTATGAGCCGCATCTCCATGTTCTACGGGAACAATGCTCAGGCTTACAAAGAAGAGGCAATCAAACGAGGCCTGTCCCTTGACTGAACCAAACGAAACATCAGGCGCCGTAACGAGCCGCGATCCCTGGCCCGAACGCCTCACCTCCCTGCTCCTCTGCATCGTCGGCGTCTTCACCGTGTGGTGGACACCGCTTTATGGCGGCGAGATCGGGGCGGCGTATATCGCGGGGTTCTGCCTTTATCTTCTGGTCGTGAAGGCGATGCTTCTGCGGCGGGGCGTTTCGGAACGGCGGCCCTGGGTGAAGACGCGGGTGCTCGCCGGGTGGGTGGCGGTCACATTGGTGGCGGCCGCCGTGGTGCGGATGGCGTTTTGATGGATGCTGAAAGCTCACCTGCCCGGACTGCGTTCCTCGCCCAGATGCTCAGACGAAGGGGCCACCCGGATGTGGCGCACCCTTAAGACCTTGTTTACGCCTGCCCGCCTCTCCTGGCCCGAATACCTCGTCCTTGCTTTGGCCGTGCTGCTGATGGTCTGGTCGGCCTGGTGGGGGCGTCTGATAACGGGCGAGGCGCTGACGCCGTATTTCGCCGGGATGCTGATCTATATGGTCGTGGCGCGTCTGCTCACCGGGCCCTGGGACGAGGCAGTTGCGGGCAGGCCCGGGATGCGGCGCAAGCCCTGGGTGCAGACGCGGGTATTTGCCGGCTGGTCGGTGATCACCTTCCTCGTCGAGGCTGCGGTCAGGCTTTGAACGGCAGGGGTTGCCGAGGATGACGGCAGCGGTGACGGCGCGCTATGCTGCGCGCCCATTCCCTGTCCTGCCTTTCCCCATACCGGAGCCTGCATGCGATGACGACCGCCGCCACCCCCCGCCTGCCCGTCACCGCCATCATCGCGCCCGGTTGGGATCAGCCGCGCTGGCAGCGGGCGCTCGTGGCCGCGGCGCCGGGGCTGGAGGTCAGGCTCTGGCCCGATCTGGGGGATGTGTCCGAGATCGAGGCGGTGCTGCTCTGGAAGCAGCCGGCGGGTGCGCTTGCGGGCATGAGCCGGCTCGGTCTCGCCCAGTCGCTGGGAGCGGGGGTGGAGCATCTGCTGAACGATCCGGCGATCGGCGACCATGTCGCCCTCGGCCGGGCGGTCGACCCGGCGATGACCGGCGAGATGGTGCGCTTCGTTGTCCATGCCGTGCTGGCAATCTCGGTCGACGCGGCCGGCTATCGCGCCCAGCAGGCCGCCGGCCTGTGGGAAGAGCGGAGCGTGCCGGGCGGCGCGCTCAGGGTCGGCATGCTGGGGCTGGGGGAGCTGGGGGCCGCGGCGGCGCAGGCGCTGGCAGGCCTCGGCTTCACCGTCACCGGCTGGTCGCGCAGCGCCAGGCAGGTGGCGGGCGTCACCTGCCTGTCGGGCGCCGACGGGCTGAACCGGCTGATCGGCGGCGCCGACTGCCTGGTCAACCTGCTGCCGCTGACCGACGAGACCCGCGGGCTGATTGATGCCGCCCTGCTGGCCCGCCTGCCCCGGGGGGCGCATCTGGTGAACGTCGCCCGCGGCGGCCATGTGGTCGAAGCCGATCTGCTTGCCGCACTCGACGACGGCCGGCTGGCCTCGGCGACGCTCGACGTGACCGCGGTCGAGCCCCTGCCCCAGGGCCACCCCTTCTGGTCGCATCCGAAAATCGTGCTCACCCCCCATGTCGCGGCGGCCAGCACCCCTGAGACCATGGCGCCCATCCTGGCCGAAAGCCTGCGCCGACATGCCGCCGGCCGGCCGCCGCTCGACCCGGTGGAGC
The window above is part of the Tistrella mobilis genome. Proteins encoded here:
- a CDS encoding 2-hydroxyacid dehydrogenase — its product is MTTAATPRLPVTAIIAPGWDQPRWQRALVAAAPGLEVRLWPDLGDVSEIEAVLLWKQPAGALAGMSRLGLAQSLGAGVEHLLNDPAIGDHVALGRAVDPAMTGEMVRFVVHAVLAISVDAAGYRAQQAAGLWEERSVPGGALRVGMLGLGELGAAAAQALAGLGFTVTGWSRSARQVAGVTCLSGADGLNRLIGGADCLVNLLPLTDETRGLIDAALLARLPRGAHLVNVARGGHVVEADLLAALDDGRLASATLDVTAVEPLPQGHPFWSHPKIVLTPHVAAASTPETMAPILAESLRRHAAGRPPLDPVERTRGY